In a single window of the Jaculus jaculus isolate mJacJac1 chromosome 9, mJacJac1.mat.Y.cur, whole genome shotgun sequence genome:
- the Ezr gene encoding ezrin: MPRPINVRVTTMDAELEFAIQPNTTGKQLFDQVVKTIGLREVWYFGLQYVDNKGFPTWLKLDKKVSAQEVRKENPVQFKFRAKFYPEDVSEELIQDITQKLFFLQVKEGILSDEIYCPPETAVLLGSYAVQAKFGDYNKELHKSGYLSSERLIPQRVMDQHKLTRDQWEDRIQVWHAEHRGMLKDSAMLEYLKIAQDLEMYGINYFEIKNKKGTDLWLGVDALGLNIYEKDDKLTPKIGFPWSEIRNISFNDKKFVIKPIDKKAPDFVFYAPRLRINKRILQLCMGNHELYMRRRKPDTIEVQQMKAQAREEKHQKQLERQQLETEKKRRETVEREKEQMLREKEELMMRLQDYEQKTKKAEKELSEQIERALQLEDERKRAQEEAERLEADRVAALRAKEELERQAQDQIKSQEQLATELAEYTAKIALLEEARRRKEDEVEEWQHRAKEAQDDLVKTKEELHLVMTAPPPPPPPAYEPVNFHVQEGLQDEGADPTGYSAELSSEGILDDRNEEKRITEAEKNERVQRQLLTLSNELSQARDENKRTHNDIIHNENMRQGRDKYKTLRQIRQGNTKQRIDEFEAM, translated from the exons GTGGTAAAGACTATTGGCCTCCGGGAGGTATGGTACTTTGGCCTCCAGTATGTGGACAATAAAGGATTTCCCACCTGGTTGAAACTTGATAAAAAG GTGTCCGCACAGGAGGTCAGGAAAGAGAATCCCGTCCAGTTCAAGTTCCGGGCCAAGTTCTACCCCGAGGATGTGTCCGAAGAGCTCATCCAGGACATCACGCAGAAGCTGTTCTTCCTGCAGGTGAAGGAGGGCATTCTCAGCGACGAGATCTACTGTCCCCCCGAGACGGCTGTGCTCCTGGGCTCCTATGCCGTACAGGCCAAGTTCGGGGACTATAACAAGGAGCTGCACAAGTCAGGGTACCTCAGCTCCGAGCGGCTGATCCCTCAGAG AGTCATGGACCAGCACAAGCTTACCAGGGACCAGTGGGAGGATCGGATCCAGGTGTGGCATGCGGAGCACCGCGGCATGCTCAA AGACAGCGCCATGCTGGAATACCTGAAGATTGCCCAGGACCTGGAAATGTACGGAATCAACTATTTCGAGatcaaaaacaagaaaggaacaGACCTTTGGCTTGGAGTTGACGCCCTGGGACTTAACATTTATGAGAAAGATGACAA GTTGACCCCAAAGATTGGCTTCCCTTGGAGCGAAATCAGGAACATCTCTTTCAATGACAAAAAGTTCGTTATCAAGCCCATCGACAAGAAGGCTCCT GACTTTGTGTTCTACGCTCCCCGTCTGAGAATCAACAAGCGGATCCTGCAGCTCTGCATGGGGAACCACGAGCTGTACATGCGCCGCAGGAAGCCGGACACCATCGAGGTGCAGCAGATGAAGGCCCAGGCGCGGGAGGAGAAGCACCAGAAGCAGCTGGAGCG GCAACAGTTGGAAAccgagaagaagaggagagagaccgtggagagggaaaaggagcagATGCTGCGCGAGAAGGAGGAGTTGATGATGCGGCTGCAGGACTACGAGCAGAAGACCAAGAAGGCCGAGAAAG AGCTCTCAGAGCAGATCGAGAGGGCGCTCCAGCTGGAGGACGAGAGGAAGCGAGCCCAGGAGGAGGCCGAGCGCCTGGAGGCTGACCGCGTGGCCGCCCTGCGGGccaaggaggagctggagagacaggcCCAGGATCAGATAAAGAGCCAGGAGCAGCTG GCCACAGAGCTGGCGGAGTACACCGCCAAGATCGCGCTGCTGGAGGAGGCGCGGCGACGCAAGGAGGACGAAGTTGAGGAGTGGCAGCACCGG GCCAAGGAAGCCCAGGACGACCTGGTGAAGACCAAGGAGGAGCTGCACCTGGTAATGAcggcgcccccgcccccgccgcccccAGCCTACGAGCCCGTGAACTTCCACGTGCAGGAAGGTCTGCAGGACGAGGGTGCGGATCCCACGGGCTACAGCGCCGAGCTGTCCAGCGAGGGCATCCTGGACGACCGCAACGAGGAGAAGCGCATCACCGAGGCCGAGAAGAACGAGCGCGTCCAGCGGCAGCTGCTG ACCCTGAGCAACGAGCTGTCCCAGGCCAGAGATGAGAACAAGAGGACCCACAATGACATCATCCACAACGAGAACATGAGGCAAGGCCGGGACAAGTACAAGACGCTGCGGCAGATCCGGCAGGGCAACACCAAGCAGCGGATCGACGAGTTCGAGGCGATGTAA